A genomic window from Camelus ferus isolate YT-003-E chromosome X, BCGSAC_Cfer_1.0, whole genome shotgun sequence includes:
- the LOC102521726 gene encoding melanoma-associated antigen B5 encodes MPQSHKTKHHADEKCHQAQDETLSCEGAQATAVAEEESTPSSPQCGGIIQSLPAAGSCSISQGPQTTTSASISSTRSDDDSNGQPDDRAIAFAALPYSESSGSDFLTRKAGLLEQFLLYKYKMKQPIMKEDMLKMVHQNYHDRFVEILKKASERIEMVFAVDVKEVDSTSHYDLVSKLKLPNNGRVRAGRGLPKTGLLMNLLGMIFIKGNCAAEEDIWRFLSMMGVYAGRKHFIYGEPRKLITKDLVRLKYLEYRQVPDSDPPRFEFLWGPKAHAETSKMKVLEFLAKVNDTVPSAFPSYYEEALRDEEERAEAMHSQG; translated from the coding sequence ATGCCTCAGAGTCATAAGACTAAGCACCATGCTGATGAGAAATGCCATCAGGCCCAAGATGAGACCCTGAGTTGTGAGGGTGCTCAGGCCACAGCAGTGGCAGAAGAGGAGTCCACTCCGTCCTCTCCTCAGTGTGGAGGCATTATCCAGAGTCTGCCGGCTGCTGGATCGTGTAGCATTTCTCAGGGGCCTCAAACCACTACTTCTGCAAGCATTTCTTCCACTAGATCTGATGACGATTCCAATGGCCAACCTGATGATAGGGCAATCGCCTTTGCAGCCCTACCCTACAGTGAGAGCTCAGGAAGTGATTTTTTAACCAGAAAGGCTGGGTTGTTGGAGCAGTTCCTTCTGTACAAGTATAAAATGAAGCAGCCCATTATGAAGGAAGACATGCTGAAGATGGTCCACCAAAACTACCACGACCGATTTGTTGAGATTCTCAAGAAAGCCTCTGAGCGCATTGAGATGGTCTTTGCGGTAGATGTGAAGGAAGTCGACTCAACCAGTCACTATGATCTTGTCAGCAAGCTGAAACTCCCCAACAATGGGAGGGTGCGTGCTGGCAGGGGGTTACCCAAGACCGGTCTCCTGATGAATCTCCTGGGTATGATCTTCATAAAGGGCAACTGTGCCGCCGAGGAAGACATCTGGAGATTCCTGAGTATGATGGGAGTCTATGCTGGGAGGAAGCACTTCATCTACGGGGAGCCCAGGAAGCTCATCACCAAAGACTTAGTGAGGCTGAAGTACCTGGAGTACCGCCAGGTGCCCGACAGTGATCCTCCACGCTTTGAATTCCTCTGGGGCCCAAAAGCCCACGCTGAAACCAGCAAAATGAAAGTCTTGGAATTTTTGGCCAAGGTCAATGATACAGTTCCCAGTGCCTTCCCATCTTATTATGAAGAAGCTTTGcgagatgaggaagagagagccGAAGCCATGCACAGCCAGGGCTGA